In one window of Cytophagaceae bacterium ABcell3 DNA:
- a CDS encoding SRPBCC family protein has product MKKRYNSIQRLFTVFIASMLLSFCPAGESDHERPGGAVLVKSSNGIAMYERWIHIPGGQEAREVLLQFSVNATSEDVFQLIRDVEKTPSWNRSIKTCRELDVFPREWSVYIRYGIPWPFNDQDCILKHQLVSKTSKGFLIEYSSSKHPEMPKYKGVERMEQVLGKWEVSEKGSKTFITYTVATKPSGVPQWVTDPFVRDAFISSMKKMVRLLEN; this is encoded by the coding sequence ATGAAAAAACGATATAACTCTATTCAAAGATTATTTACTGTATTTATTGCAAGTATGCTACTGTCTTTCTGTCCGGCAGGTGAAAGCGATCATGAACGTCCCGGAGGTGCTGTTTTAGTAAAATCGTCAAACGGAATAGCCATGTATGAAAGGTGGATTCACATTCCCGGAGGCCAGGAAGCAAGGGAAGTCTTATTGCAGTTTAGTGTAAATGCCACGTCAGAAGATGTTTTTCAACTTATCAGAGATGTAGAAAAAACACCAAGTTGGAATAGGAGTATCAAAACCTGCCGGGAACTGGATGTTTTTCCACGGGAATGGAGTGTTTATATCCGTTATGGTATCCCTTGGCCTTTTAATGATCAGGACTGCATACTAAAACACCAGCTGGTCAGCAAAACAAGTAAAGGATTTCTGATAGAATATTCAAGCTCTAAACACCCTGAAATGCCGAAATACAAAGGTGTGGAACGAATGGAGCAGGTTCTTGGAAAATGGGAGGTATCAGAAAAAGGTTCTAAAACTTTTATAACCTATACTGTTGCTACCAAACCATCGGGTGTGCCTCAGTGGGTTACTGACCCCTTTGTCAGAGATGCCTTTATTAGCTCTATGAAAAAAATGGTACGCTTACTTGAAAATTAA
- a CDS encoding SDR family NAD(P)-dependent oxidoreductase — translation MNKHYYTLITGASTGLGKAFAIDCARRGMNLILVALPGRNLYQLASDLKHEFEVDALAIEADLSEEDFCEKILAQISGKYRVNFLINNAGTGGSAAFGQASADSLDTIIKVNMRAMALLTKAFLPELMSHKQSYVLNVSSMAAFSPVAFKTVYPASKAFVNSFSRSLNYELKESPVSVTVTHPGPFITNFNTSCRVMAQGLKARLTLLPVEEIARKSIDRTLSGKAVFIPGIWNVLSYLLMKAIPCSAGIKVVSDIIKRETDYNHQAIIQ, via the coding sequence ATGAATAAGCATTATTACACCCTCATAACGGGGGCAAGTACCGGTTTAGGCAAAGCTTTCGCCATTGACTGTGCACGCAGAGGCATGAATCTAATTCTTGTAGCTCTGCCCGGAAGAAACCTTTATCAATTGGCTTCTGATTTGAAGCATGAATTTGAAGTCGATGCTCTGGCTATTGAAGCTGACCTTTCGGAAGAGGATTTTTGTGAAAAAATATTAGCTCAGATTTCTGGGAAATACAGAGTAAACTTTCTCATAAACAATGCAGGGACAGGAGGTTCAGCGGCCTTCGGACAGGCTTCTGCCGATTCACTTGATACCATAATAAAAGTAAACATGCGGGCTATGGCCTTGCTCACCAAGGCTTTTCTTCCGGAGCTTATGAGCCATAAACAGTCATATGTTTTGAATGTATCCAGTATGGCAGCCTTTAGTCCTGTGGCTTTTAAAACTGTATATCCAGCCTCAAAGGCTTTTGTGAATTCTTTCTCTAGGTCATTAAATTATGAATTAAAAGAATCTCCGGTCTCAGTTACCGTTACCCATCCGGGGCCGTTCATTACCAACTTCAACACCTCATGCCGTGTTATGGCGCAGGGGCTTAAAGCTCGTTTGACCTTGCTGCCTGTGGAAGAAATTGCACGAAAATCAATCGATAGAACCCTGTCCGGTAAAGCGGTTTTTATACCTGGTATCTGGAATGTCTTAAGCTATCTTCTGATGAAGGCGATTCCTTGTTCCGCAGGAATAAAGGTTGTTTCTGATATTATTAAGCGAGAAACCGATTATAACCATCAAGCAATTATACAATGA
- a CDS encoding DUF2062 domain-containing protein yields the protein MKVLITGASGLLGGHITRKMSEAGYDIRLFMRKSSGTEGIKGCFSEIMYGCLTNHKEVNDAVKGCDIVIHVASLTPGAETSFKHYEAVNVHGTINITEAAIQHGVKKMVYISTANTIGPGSLEKPGTELSGFSLFGVGSGYINSKYLAQQYVLEQVEKRGLDAVVINPTFVIGPQDYKQGTSRMILHGLRKIQVVPRGGKNFVPACDVASGVLLALEKGKAGETYLLAGENLTYSAFFDKVNSISGHKPFRIVFPKTVFKALGMAGTLWSRISGKAVSLNFVNASILSLDNYYSGTKAFRELGLKNTSTDTAIGQTIDWLNVMGKTVSPVKSGKSNFLKNMLIKAAKKLTGINDKPEKIAGGFALGTLIGMTPFVGFQMVLAFFLASVFKLNKVAAGIAVFNTNVFTGLFIFSFNYYIGTWLLGFQPTFVFPEQLDMQFAAQIFSTGYETILALFTGGLVTGIPTAFVGYKLLMKFFLKFQVQASSLLSNMHKGHII from the coding sequence ATGAAAGTTCTGATCACAGGCGCCAGCGGATTGTTGGGTGGCCACATTACAAGAAAAATGTCAGAGGCCGGATATGACATCCGGCTGTTTATGAGAAAGTCATCCGGTACAGAAGGAATTAAAGGTTGTTTCTCTGAAATTATGTATGGATGTCTTACAAACCATAAAGAGGTGAATGATGCGGTAAAGGGGTGTGATATTGTTATTCATGTAGCATCTCTTACACCGGGAGCAGAAACTTCCTTTAAACATTATGAAGCTGTCAATGTACATGGAACCATTAATATTACAGAGGCTGCCATTCAACATGGTGTAAAAAAAATGGTGTATATAAGCACTGCTAATACAATCGGTCCAGGATCTTTGGAAAAGCCAGGCACAGAGCTTTCCGGCTTCAGCCTGTTCGGAGTCGGATCAGGGTATATAAACAGCAAATATCTGGCTCAGCAATATGTGCTGGAACAAGTAGAAAAAAGAGGGCTGGACGCAGTAGTTATTAATCCGACCTTTGTCATAGGGCCGCAGGATTATAAACAGGGTACATCCAGAATGATCCTGCATGGCTTGCGGAAAATTCAGGTTGTACCACGGGGAGGTAAAAATTTTGTTCCTGCCTGTGATGTTGCCTCTGGCGTGCTGCTGGCGCTTGAAAAAGGCAAGGCAGGAGAGACCTATCTTCTTGCTGGCGAAAATCTTACCTACTCAGCTTTTTTTGATAAGGTAAACAGCATTAGCGGACACAAACCTTTTAGAATCGTATTTCCCAAGACAGTTTTCAAAGCCTTGGGGATGGCCGGAACCTTATGGAGCAGGATCAGCGGCAAAGCCGTTTCGCTTAATTTTGTAAATGCCAGCATTTTGAGTCTTGATAATTATTATTCAGGAACTAAGGCTTTCCGGGAACTGGGGCTGAAAAATACTTCCACAGATACAGCTATAGGACAAACCATTGATTGGCTTAATGTAATGGGTAAAACTGTGTCGCCAGTAAAATCAGGCAAGTCAAATTTTCTGAAAAACATGCTAATAAAAGCTGCTAAGAAGCTAACCGGTATCAATGATAAGCCTGAAAAGATTGCCGGAGGTTTTGCTCTTGGCACACTGATAGGTATGACACCTTTTGTAGGTTTTCAGATGGTTTTAGCCTTCTTTCTTGCCTCTGTTTTTAAGCTCAATAAAGTAGCTGCTGGAATTGCTGTGTTTAATACTAATGTATTTACCGGCTTGTTTATATTTAGCTTTAACTATTATATCGGCACATGGCTGCTGGGTTTTCAGCCAACTTTTGTTTTTCCTGAGCAGCTGGATATGCAGTTTGCCGCACAAATCTTTAGCACTGGATACGAAACCATACTGGCATTATTTACCGGAGGGCTCGTTACCGGCATACCCACAGCATTTGTCGGTTATAAGCTGCTAATGAAATTCTTTCTAAAGTTTCAGGTTCAAGCAAGCAGCCTGTTAAGCAATATGCATAAGGGCCATATTATTTGA
- a CDS encoding T9SS type A sorting domain-containing protein: MKLKLFFSFLAVFQVLLSYGQTFAPVGAEWYYSSSAGGRAPGGSEYYHFIVQKDTVINNYDLRKVTRTYYRYQGDSVNLAPYFIYQEGDTVSLYNNELNKFYRLLVFNVSVDDTLTMDVPYGNLNGEDSTYRIVVEDIITEIYDGVELKKYILKQPDEFGWFSHFYLEKIGGYEWFLPLGKIIIPEADGPVRCYHDDEVNINFSPSRECDYRLVSNVSESLSAKIKLYPNPAAGLVQINADLGIDKTEVLDYSGKVLIETADTLINIESLSSGVYFFRIYSGDEFIVKKVVKN; this comes from the coding sequence ATGAAACTTAAACTATTTTTCTCTTTTCTGGCTGTTTTTCAGGTGCTCCTGTCTTATGGTCAGACTTTTGCCCCTGTGGGTGCGGAGTGGTATTATAGCTCCAGTGCAGGTGGCCGGGCACCCGGTGGTTCTGAGTATTATCATTTTATAGTCCAAAAAGATACAGTTATAAACAATTATGACCTAAGGAAAGTCACTAGGACGTATTACAGGTATCAGGGTGATAGTGTAAACCTGGCTCCATATTTCATTTATCAGGAGGGAGATACGGTATCACTATACAACAATGAACTTAATAAATTTTACCGGCTACTGGTTTTCAATGTTTCTGTAGATGATACACTTACGATGGATGTGCCTTACGGTAATTTAAACGGGGAAGATTCTACTTACCGGATTGTTGTGGAGGATATAATTACTGAGATTTATGATGGGGTTGAGTTAAAAAAATATATTTTAAAGCAACCTGATGAGTTTGGCTGGTTTTCTCATTTTTATCTGGAGAAAATCGGCGGGTATGAATGGTTTCTGCCCTTAGGGAAGATTATTATCCCTGAAGCTGACGGACCGGTCAGGTGTTATCATGATGATGAGGTTAATATTAACTTTTCCCCATCCAGAGAATGTGACTATAGGTTAGTGAGCAATGTATCAGAAAGCCTTTCCGCTAAGATTAAGCTTTATCCCAATCCTGCTGCCGGTTTAGTGCAGATAAACGCTGATTTGGGAATAGATAAAACAGAGGTGCTGGACTATTCCGGTAAGGTTTTGATTGAGACTGCTGATACGCTTATAAATATTGAAAGTCTGAGCAGTGGTGTGTACTTTTTCAGGATCTATTCAGGTGATGAATTTATAGTAAAGAAGGTAGTTAAAAACTAA
- the hrpB gene encoding ATP-dependent helicase HrpB: MDHHLPVMEIIPEVKELLGKKNTLILQAPPGAGKSTVLPLELLNEPWLNGKKIIMLEPRRLAARSVAIRMAAQLGEHNGETIGYRVRFENKTSPSTKLEVVTEGILTRKLQNDNTLEDVGMVIFDEFHERSLHADLAFTLCREIQQILREDLRILIMSATLNMDQLSNALPDTPTVHSKGRQFPVRIEYLPQETNQSIATQMANAVKKIISKEEGDILAFLPGASEINQTIELLNIPNIKVLPLYGDLPFQKQQEAINPNLEGLRKVILATSIAETSLTIEGIKVVVDSGLSRSPRFNPVTGFTRLETVPVTLDAADQRAGRAGRTSPGVCYRLWHKASTQHLLPNRKPEILEADLASMMLELTLWGVQDVHKLSWITPPPTGAVNQALDLLIKLKAIKSGKITEHGKSIANLPTHPRIAHMLIEAESHDLLVLATDLAAILEERDPLGWGHGAAIADRLQALRQFRENELRENRRAFERIEKLAFPWRKIFKTPVDNDDASVEDIGFLLAAAWPERIAKQQTNDPCKFKLSSGRVAKLPDHDPLVIEKWLVIAQLDAGINEGKIFLASPINPASLENFITEKEVLSWDKQNETLIARKERRIGEIIVETSPLNHYPQEEKIKVLCQAVQADGERLLPWDQKEVAMFQARVQCLRIWRPEEGWPDISTKTLINNPEPWLGIYLGDVKKKTDFQRLDLLTILQGIIPWELSQKIDTLAPSKLQVPTGSMLQLTYQQDGAPPILAVRLQEMFGQAETPAINEGQTKVLLHLLSPGYKPVQVTQDLKSFWNNTYPEVRKELRVRYKKHYWPENPWEAEAVRGVKRRS; encoded by the coding sequence ATGGATCACCACTTGCCAGTCATGGAAATAATACCAGAAGTAAAAGAGCTTTTGGGCAAAAAGAACACCTTAATTTTACAAGCACCTCCAGGAGCAGGAAAGAGCACGGTCTTACCATTGGAGCTATTGAACGAACCTTGGTTAAATGGCAAGAAAATAATCATGCTCGAGCCTCGAAGGCTTGCGGCAAGGTCAGTAGCTATTCGTATGGCAGCACAGTTAGGAGAACACAACGGAGAAACAATAGGCTATAGGGTACGGTTTGAAAACAAAACAAGTCCATCTACCAAGCTAGAAGTAGTTACAGAAGGAATCCTTACACGAAAGCTGCAAAATGACAATACATTAGAAGATGTAGGCATGGTTATTTTTGACGAGTTCCATGAAAGAAGCCTACATGCAGATTTAGCTTTTACGCTGTGCCGGGAAATACAACAAATATTAAGAGAAGATTTAAGGATCCTGATAATGTCAGCGACTTTAAACATGGATCAACTCAGCAATGCACTCCCAGATACACCCACAGTCCATTCCAAAGGCAGACAATTTCCTGTGCGTATAGAGTACCTTCCACAAGAGACCAACCAAAGCATTGCCACACAAATGGCCAATGCAGTGAAAAAAATAATTTCTAAGGAAGAAGGGGACATTTTAGCTTTCCTACCAGGCGCCAGTGAAATAAACCAAACAATAGAACTACTAAATATTCCGAACATAAAAGTCCTACCTTTGTATGGCGACCTCCCGTTTCAAAAGCAGCAGGAAGCCATCAACCCAAATTTAGAGGGACTTCGAAAAGTCATTTTGGCAACCTCTATTGCTGAAACCAGCCTTACCATTGAGGGCATAAAAGTGGTAGTAGATAGCGGCCTGTCCCGCAGCCCAAGATTTAACCCCGTTACAGGCTTTACAAGGTTAGAGACTGTACCCGTAACATTAGACGCTGCTGACCAAAGAGCTGGCCGGGCAGGCAGGACTTCGCCCGGTGTCTGCTACCGTCTTTGGCACAAGGCTTCCACCCAACACCTTTTACCGAACAGGAAGCCTGAAATTTTGGAGGCAGACTTGGCATCAATGATGTTAGAACTAACCTTATGGGGAGTACAAGATGTACATAAGCTTTCATGGATTACACCTCCCCCTACAGGAGCAGTCAATCAAGCTTTAGACCTCCTTATAAAACTCAAAGCGATCAAAAGCGGCAAAATAACCGAGCATGGGAAATCTATTGCCAATCTCCCAACCCACCCTCGAATTGCCCACATGCTCATAGAGGCAGAAAGTCATGATCTGCTGGTTTTAGCGACAGATTTGGCAGCCATACTGGAAGAGCGGGATCCGCTAGGCTGGGGACATGGAGCAGCTATTGCAGACAGGCTACAGGCGTTAAGGCAGTTTAGAGAAAACGAATTAAGAGAAAACCGCCGAGCATTTGAGCGCATCGAAAAACTGGCATTTCCCTGGCGAAAGATCTTCAAAACACCAGTTGACAATGATGATGCTTCTGTAGAAGATATTGGTTTCCTATTAGCGGCAGCATGGCCTGAAAGAATTGCCAAACAACAAACCAATGATCCATGTAAGTTCAAGTTGTCCTCTGGTAGAGTAGCAAAACTGCCAGACCACGATCCATTAGTAATAGAAAAGTGGTTGGTCATAGCCCAGTTAGACGCTGGTATCAATGAAGGAAAAATTTTCTTGGCCTCACCTATTAACCCTGCCAGCCTGGAAAATTTCATAACAGAAAAAGAAGTATTAAGCTGGGATAAACAAAACGAAACCTTAATTGCTAGAAAAGAACGAAGGATTGGTGAAATCATCGTAGAAACCAGTCCATTGAACCATTATCCTCAAGAGGAGAAAATAAAGGTACTGTGCCAAGCAGTACAGGCCGACGGAGAAAGACTTCTTCCGTGGGATCAGAAAGAGGTGGCTATGTTTCAGGCAAGAGTGCAATGTTTACGAATATGGCGACCAGAAGAAGGCTGGCCAGACATTAGCACCAAAACGCTAATAAACAATCCAGAACCTTGGCTAGGGATCTACTTAGGAGATGTAAAGAAAAAGACAGACTTCCAGAGGCTTGACTTATTGACCATACTGCAAGGCATAATACCGTGGGAACTGTCTCAAAAAATAGATACGCTTGCACCATCCAAATTACAAGTCCCTACAGGCTCTATGCTACAGCTAACTTACCAACAAGATGGCGCACCACCTATCCTTGCTGTTAGACTCCAAGAAATGTTTGGGCAAGCAGAGACACCGGCTATAAATGAAGGACAAACAAAGGTGTTGCTGCACTTGCTTTCCCCAGGATATAAACCGGTACAAGTGACACAAGACCTAAAGAGTTTCTGGAACAACACCTACCCGGAAGTCAGAAAAGAACTAAGGGTAAGGTATAAAAAGCACTATTGGCCAGAAAACCCATGGGAAGCCGAAGCTGTCAGAGGGGTAAAGAGGAGAAGTTAG
- a CDS encoding VIT1/CCC1 transporter family protein: MSSRLNVDNKSAPFLLKKDYIAEFVYGGIDGAITTFAVVAGATGAEMELGIVIVLGVANLLADGFSMSVGNFFSTRAARDNYNKRLDMETCRIGNMPEAEKETLRDIFEKKGFKGPLLDQVTEVLMSNKEVWAETIMKEKHELVPDPKAPVKTAFVTFVSFVLIGAIPLFSYVFDWFYGVGDAYYLFIYSCILTGLALCVVGSLKSYVNKKNPVWGILETLTLGGFAAFIAYLAGNLLRGLLD; the protein is encoded by the coding sequence ATGTCTTCTAGGTTAAATGTAGATAATAAAAGTGCCCCTTTCCTTCTTAAGAAGGATTATATAGCAGAGTTTGTGTATGGTGGGATAGATGGGGCTATAACAACATTTGCGGTAGTTGCAGGTGCTACCGGTGCTGAGATGGAGCTGGGGATTGTAATTGTGCTGGGTGTCGCAAATTTACTGGCAGACGGTTTTTCAATGTCCGTAGGTAATTTTTTCAGTACTAGAGCTGCTCGTGACAATTATAATAAAAGGTTGGATATGGAGACTTGCCGGATAGGAAATATGCCAGAAGCAGAAAAAGAAACGCTAAGGGACATTTTTGAAAAAAAAGGTTTTAAAGGACCTTTGCTTGATCAGGTAACAGAAGTGCTTATGTCCAATAAAGAGGTTTGGGCTGAGACCATAATGAAAGAAAAACACGAACTTGTTCCAGATCCAAAGGCTCCAGTTAAGACTGCGTTTGTCACATTTGTTTCATTTGTTTTGATTGGTGCAATTCCTTTGTTTTCTTATGTTTTTGATTGGTTTTATGGAGTTGGAGACGCGTACTATCTTTTTATATATTCTTGTATCCTTACAGGGCTTGCACTTTGTGTGGTAGGTAGTCTCAAAAGCTATGTTAATAAGAAGAACCCGGTCTGGGGGATTTTAGAAACTTTGACCTTGGGTGGTTTTGCAGCTTTTATTGCCTATTTGGCTGGCAATTTGTTAAGGGGATTACTTGATTAA
- a CDS encoding transporter, whose protein sequence is MKLLLALLFTIFLSSTALGQDTTITITKEQYQELVDRNVLPKPELEPIATDRPHQTETAQIVPSGYFQIESGFSVERDYTGINREYSIGYNDLLLKYGLGHNIDLRVGSSFVNHRMPDLGENIVGLTGILVGGKKMLYSGNGWIPVATLMTELFLPSLGHPAFRPPFSGGTVRLLFENQITDRIELEYNFGPHWTGYTPNASYFYAISLTYQLWRGLSIYGESYGFFIEHPVQRRHHQGLIPDIRIDGGFVYLVNDNLQLDIEAGVGLSEISPDGFVALGFSWRFPH, encoded by the coding sequence ATGAAACTGCTATTAGCTTTACTCTTTACGATATTCCTTTCCAGCACTGCACTTGGTCAGGACACTACCATCACCATCACCAAAGAACAGTATCAGGAGTTAGTTGATCGAAACGTACTTCCCAAACCAGAATTGGAGCCTATTGCCACTGACCGCCCTCACCAAACAGAGACAGCACAGATCGTACCTAGCGGATATTTCCAAATTGAAAGTGGCTTTAGTGTAGAAAGAGACTACACCGGAATAAACAGAGAATATTCTATAGGATATAATGACTTATTACTAAAATATGGCCTAGGGCATAACATTGACTTGAGGGTAGGTTCCAGTTTTGTAAACCACCGGATGCCAGACTTAGGCGAAAACATAGTAGGACTAACGGGCATTTTAGTGGGCGGAAAAAAAATGCTTTACTCTGGAAACGGGTGGATACCAGTTGCCACCTTAATGACAGAACTATTTTTACCTTCTTTAGGTCACCCAGCATTCAGACCGCCTTTTTCCGGCGGAACTGTGCGCTTGCTTTTTGAAAACCAAATTACCGATAGAATTGAATTAGAATACAACTTTGGCCCCCACTGGACAGGCTACACACCCAATGCTTCCTACTTTTATGCCATTTCTCTCACATACCAGTTGTGGCGGGGACTGTCCATCTACGGAGAGTCATATGGTTTCTTTATCGAACACCCAGTGCAAAGAAGGCATCACCAAGGCCTAATTCCCGATATCAGGATTGATGGTGGCTTTGTATATTTGGTCAATGACAACTTACAACTCGATATTGAAGCAGGCGTAGGCCTTTCTGAAATTTCACCAGACGGTTTTGTAGCCTTAGGATTTTCTTGGCGTTTCCCGCATTAG
- a CDS encoding undecaprenyl-diphosphate phosphatase, which yields MSTFEAFLLGILQGLTEFLPISSSGHIEIGSFILGTDPEDNLIFQLIVHAATTLSTIVVFRKDIGSLFQGFFTTEWNDSKDYVSKLVLSAIPLAFAGFFLEDYIEEIFAGRVLLIGFMFLITALLLGLTYYYKGKGTDISYKKAMIIGIAQSIAILPGISRSGSTIASALLIGVDKYKATRFSFLMILMPLMGASLLKFIQYLQDPTIAGGISGPAMTVGFLAAFFSGWLSCKWMIDIVKKGKLIYFAIYCFIVGIIAIVTYM from the coding sequence ATGAGTACTTTTGAAGCCTTTTTACTAGGCATACTTCAGGGACTAACGGAGTTTTTACCTATAAGCAGCAGCGGACATATTGAAATTGGATCTTTTATACTGGGAACAGATCCAGAAGACAACCTTATCTTTCAGCTCATTGTACATGCCGCTACCACCCTCAGCACTATAGTTGTATTCAGAAAAGATATAGGATCGCTTTTCCAAGGATTCTTTACTACCGAATGGAATGATAGCAAAGACTATGTTTCCAAACTGGTATTATCAGCCATCCCCTTAGCTTTTGCAGGTTTCTTTCTGGAAGATTATATAGAAGAAATTTTTGCAGGGCGGGTACTACTAATAGGGTTTATGTTCCTCATTACAGCCTTATTGTTAGGCTTGACCTATTATTATAAAGGAAAAGGCACTGACATCTCTTATAAAAAAGCTATGATTATAGGTATAGCGCAGTCCATAGCCATACTTCCAGGTATATCTAGGTCAGGCTCTACCATTGCATCAGCATTGCTTATTGGAGTAGATAAATATAAGGCTACCCGTTTTTCATTTCTTATGATACTCATGCCTTTGATGGGTGCCTCGCTCCTAAAGTTCATCCAATACCTACAGGATCCGACTATTGCCGGTGGAATTTCAGGGCCAGCTATGACGGTTGGTTTCTTGGCAGCTTTCTTTTCTGGTTGGCTTTCTTGTAAGTGGATGATTGACATAGTTAAAAAAGGAAAACTTATCTACTTCGCCATCTACTGCTTTATCGTAGGTATTATAGCCATAGTTACCTACATGTAG
- a CDS encoding ATP-binding protein: MRFFGSFFEKIKTCTPTLTKLYIPALLIIILLSIVSQMIVQYELKSQLHDSYVINLAGRQRMLSQNIVKQVLLLVQQGGEGDSESKAALVSTVEHWVDVHERLKQRKHSEALEGDNSEVVDSLFTQVDPYVYEIQFNALAMVAEFDGDGDQENIRSYLSELINHEGVFFSFMDEIVDQYDLEARARVSSTERLVFALFVIIVLTVLFEGLLIFRPASIQINKFIKRLNRAKQKLQASYEQIEEAQEQLVKANQTLEDKIRERTQELKEKNDLLRRTNADLDNFVYVASHDLRAPIGNIDGLVKVLELRASEDNPGDSELFEMIHQSIAKLRLTLSDLSDTGRIRNEVQGLSEFVSFSEVLDDVKVNIKDLIIENKAIIKENFEQVPEIKFSRKNLRSILYNLISNAIKYHSPQRPPVVEVISRKEGEATVLQVSDNGMGMKQKDVDQVFAMYSRLQESEHIEGTGVGMAMVKKIVENAGGKIHVQSEEGKGSVFSIFFK; encoded by the coding sequence ATGCGTTTTTTTGGCAGCTTTTTTGAGAAAATCAAGACCTGTACACCAACTTTGACCAAGTTGTATATTCCTGCCCTTCTTATAATTATATTGTTAAGTATAGTCAGTCAGATGATTGTTCAGTATGAATTGAAAAGTCAATTGCATGACTCATATGTAATAAATCTGGCTGGTAGGCAGCGCATGTTGAGTCAGAATATTGTAAAACAGGTTCTATTGCTTGTTCAACAAGGCGGGGAGGGAGATTCTGAAAGTAAGGCAGCGTTGGTTAGTACTGTAGAGCATTGGGTTGATGTCCATGAACGGCTCAAACAGCGAAAACATAGTGAAGCATTGGAAGGAGATAATAGTGAAGTCGTAGATAGCCTTTTCACTCAAGTGGATCCTTATGTGTATGAAATACAATTTAATGCCTTGGCTATGGTTGCTGAATTTGATGGTGATGGTGACCAAGAGAATATTAGAAGCTATCTTAGTGAATTGATCAATCATGAAGGTGTCTTCTTTAGTTTCATGGATGAGATTGTTGATCAATATGACTTGGAAGCTAGGGCTAGAGTATCCTCAACGGAGCGTTTGGTTTTTGCACTTTTTGTCATTATTGTTTTAACCGTACTTTTTGAAGGGTTGTTAATCTTTCGTCCAGCGTCCATTCAAATCAATAAATTTATTAAAAGGTTGAACAGAGCGAAACAGAAGCTTCAAGCATCTTATGAGCAAATAGAAGAGGCGCAGGAACAGCTTGTTAAAGCCAATCAGACACTGGAAGATAAAATTAGAGAACGGACTCAGGAGCTCAAGGAAAAAAATGACCTTTTAAGGCGGACTAATGCGGATCTTGACAATTTTGTTTATGTCGCTTCTCATGATTTAAGGGCTCCTATAGGAAATATCGATGGGCTGGTAAAGGTATTGGAATTACGTGCTTCTGAGGATAATCCTGGCGATAGCGAACTATTTGAAATGATACACCAGTCTATTGCTAAGCTTAGGCTTACACTTTCAGATCTTTCTGATACGGGGAGAATTAGAAATGAAGTCCAAGGGTTATCTGAATTTGTCAGTTTTAGCGAGGTGCTTGATGATGTCAAGGTAAATATTAAAGATTTAATCATTGAGAATAAGGCTATAATTAAAGAAAACTTTGAGCAAGTACCAGAAATTAAGTTTTCTCGTAAAAATTTGCGGAGTATACTTTATAATTTAATTTCTAATGCAATTAAGTATCACAGTCCTCAAAGGCCGCCGGTGGTAGAGGTGATTTCTAGAAAGGAAGGAGAGGCTACTGTTCTTCAGGTCTCTGACAACGGTATGGGCATGAAGCAAAAAGATGTTGATCAAGTATTTGCTATGTACTCCAGGCTTCAGGAAAGCGAACATATAGAAGGAACAGGGGTTGGGATGGCCATGGTAAAGAAAATTGTAGAGAATGCTGGTGGGAAAATCCACGTCCAATCTGAAGAAGGAAAAGGTAGTGTCTTTTCTATATTTTTTAAATAA